A window of Trichomycterus rosablanca isolate fTriRos1 chromosome 5, fTriRos1.hap1, whole genome shotgun sequence contains these coding sequences:
- the tnip2 gene encoding TNFAIP3-interacting protein 2: MDEDVSKVRSCSTINTFYHETQQEVLNLKKQIRSKDGIIADLKARLFKYERTCFSEGEEACLVGPSKSLVESLCRENCRLNQQLKETEVDMSQKLESFKREIQILQQTLREKEQELDRPEHEKDREIQHLCARLEARNRAQATQDVLCNSLADEAEQLRGQLGTTVRVCEELLGRLEKQKNRAANTEYKSQNNETTDSSEVARLNGVVMKLQEENQQLQKRVAYVEHLNSKWQKYDLSREEYVRGLCQKLKETSGLAQCPGPAVGTTTLYQQEISRLNGLLEERMLECERLSRGKEECLQRDREKIQMLEQQVLAYIEDFKSERADRERAQSKIMDLQEEIVRLQLQIQAQNTREAPTRRILPSLKKPNRKQTETAEPLLRNSPPDTSARRAACQLASPGSSELQCPRCLTMYDDKHTAEYMNHWEECAKL, from the exons ATGGACGAGGACGTTTCCAAAGTGCGGAGCTGCTCCACCATCAACACGTTTTATCACGAAACCCAGCAGGAGGTTCTCAACCTAAAAAAGCAGATTCGCTCCAAGGACGGAATTATAGCCGATTTGAAAGCTAGGTTATTTAAATATGAGAGAACGTGTTTCTCGGAGGGAGAAGAAGCGTGTCTGGTTGGACCATCCAAATCACTGGTGGAGAGTTTGTGTAGAGAAAACTGCAGACTGAACCAGCAGCTGAAGGAGACTGAAGTGGACATGTCCCAAAAACTGGAGTCCTTCAAAAGA GAGATCCAGATTCTGCAGCAGACGCTGAGGGAGAAGGAGCAGGAACTGGACCGGCCTGAACATGAAAAGGACCGTGAGATCCAGCATCTATGTGCCAGACTGGAAGCACGCAATCGGGCACAGGCTACCCAGGATGTCCTGTGCAACTCCCTGGCTGACGAAGCAGAACAGCTAAGGGGACAACTGGGTACCACTGTTCGAGTATGTGAGGAGCTGCTGGGAAGACTGGAGAAACAGAAGAACAGAGCAGCTAATACTGAATACAAGTCCCAAAACAATGAG ACGACAGATTCCTCTGAAGTTGCACGTCTGAATGGCGTTGTCATGAAGTTACAAGAAGAGAACCAGCAGCTTCAAAAGAGAGTGGCATAT GtagaacacctgaactcaaaatGGCAGAAATATGATCTGAGTAGAGAGGAGTACGTCAGGGGGCTGTGTCAGAAGCTTAAGGAGACCAGCGGGTTGGCGCAGTGCCCAGGTCCGGCAGTGGGCACCACGACTCTGTACCAGCAGGAGATCAGCAGGCTGAACGGGTTACTGGAGGAGAGGATGCTGGAGTGTGAGAGGCTAAGCAGAGGGAAAGAGGAGTGTCTGCAGAGAGACCGCGAGAAAATACAGATGCTCGAACAACAG GTTTTGGCCTACATAGAAGATTTCAAGTCAGAGAGAGCGGACAGAGAACGGGCCCAGAGCAAAATCATGGATCTTCAGGAGGAAATAGTGCGTCTACAGCTGCAAATCCAAGCACAG AATACCCGGGAAGCACCAACACGCCGGATATTACCCAGCCTCAAGAAACCAAACCGTAAACAGACAGAAACAGCAGAGCCACTATTGCGGAACAGCCCTCCGGACACTAGTGCCAGGCGGGCAGCGTGTCAGTTGGCATCACCCGGCTCCTCCGAGCTTCAGTGCCCGCGGTGCCTGACCATGTACGATGATAAACACACAGCAGAATATATGAACCACTGGGAGGAGTGTGCGAAACTCTGA